One part of the Sporosarcina ureae genome encodes these proteins:
- a CDS encoding helix-turn-helix domain-containing protein — MRIHLVAKDHLEAEGIRWLVESQMTGMELFKWDSIEEFVKEGLNEFPDMLLLDMDTWVQQDDSFGELLRKSHVRWLGISSERIFQTAYRGLRYRAEDVLFRPFSPDDLVKHIQQIRYQVRSEGHRYSNDLYNEDQSMMIDYSDLFLTDKMTTQPITMIAISTPDLNSLPRLYDELHRFPFTTEQQLFALADCVLCVQCEGEKKLFHEEYHAFLAWWKGDKGESLAIVINDPPAFQTLKETYAQTKQLKEKVFFDGYDIILSNSQYTDWSDLDPFLTPLEQRQWIEMLEKRDAKEIRKWLEQEFFTYEEPYPDPEMVRIRLTSVLAQVRRYMKSYNIQTMEWEDCYHAVFQQIIKKPVIHEIVQELLAFITRLLSHGDGDVQFQTEERSLVERVKTLIESNYWNSQWNLTDCADTLRLNKSTLSRRFSAESGQFFRDALHQVRIREAKRLLKETSLSLEEISGLTGYSNQSYFTMKFKKLEGRTPSSFQSNV, encoded by the coding sequence GTGAGGATTCATTTAGTGGCTAAGGATCATTTGGAAGCAGAAGGAATTCGTTGGCTTGTTGAATCTCAAATGACCGGAATGGAGCTATTCAAATGGGATTCCATCGAAGAGTTTGTGAAAGAGGGTTTGAACGAGTTTCCTGACATGCTGTTATTGGATATGGACACATGGGTGCAACAAGATGATAGTTTCGGGGAGTTGCTTAGAAAAAGTCATGTACGCTGGTTGGGTATTTCATCGGAGCGTATTTTTCAAACCGCTTACCGTGGACTTCGTTACCGAGCGGAGGATGTCTTATTTCGTCCCTTTTCACCAGATGACTTAGTGAAACATATTCAACAAATTCGCTACCAGGTAAGAAGTGAAGGACATCGTTATAGTAATGACCTATATAATGAAGATCAGTCCATGATGATTGACTACTCGGATCTTTTTCTTACGGACAAGATGACAACCCAACCGATTACGATGATTGCCATATCAACACCTGACTTAAATAGCTTGCCGCGTTTATATGATGAGTTGCATCGATTTCCATTCACGACGGAACAACAATTATTTGCGCTGGCGGATTGCGTGTTGTGTGTACAGTGTGAGGGAGAAAAGAAGTTGTTCCATGAAGAGTATCACGCATTTCTAGCTTGGTGGAAAGGTGACAAGGGAGAGTCACTGGCGATTGTCATCAATGACCCACCGGCGTTTCAAACGCTAAAAGAAACGTATGCACAGACAAAGCAATTAAAAGAAAAAGTATTTTTTGATGGTTATGATATCATTTTGTCAAATAGTCAATATACCGACTGGTCTGATCTGGATCCATTCCTGACACCATTGGAGCAAAGGCAATGGATTGAAATGCTTGAAAAACGGGATGCAAAAGAAATACGGAAATGGCTGGAGCAAGAGTTTTTCACGTATGAAGAACCCTATCCCGACCCTGAAATGGTTCGGATCCGCTTGACTAGTGTACTGGCACAAGTACGCCGATATATGAAGTCATATAATATTCAAACGATGGAGTGGGAAGATTGTTATCATGCAGTATTTCAACAGATTATCAAGAAACCTGTTATACACGAGATCGTGCAGGAGTTGCTTGCCTTTATTACTAGGCTTCTTTCACATGGAGATGGCGATGTACAATTTCAAACAGAAGAACGTTCCCTCGTAGAAAGAGTAAAGACGTTGATAGAATCGAATTATTGGAATTCGCAGTGGAATTTGACGGATTGTGCGGATACACTTAGGCTGAATAAAAGTACCCTCAGCCGACGATTCTCCGCTGAGTCCGGACAATTCTTTAGAGATGCACTGCATCAGGTAAGGATTCGCGAAGCCAAACGTTTATTGAAGGAAACGAGTTTGTCGTTGGAAGAAATATCAGGGTTAACAGGCTACTCCAACCAAAGTTATTTCACGATGAAATTTAAAAAACTTGAAGGCAGGACTCCTTCTTCTTTTCAATCGAATGTATGA
- a CDS encoding glycerol-3-phosphate dehydrogenase/oxidase, with translation MNRNEIMNTLSTENFDVLIIGGGITGAGIALDAASRGMKTALIEMQDFASGTSSRSTKLVHGGLRYLKQFEIKEVAELGKERAVVYENGPHVTTPEWMLLPFHKGGTFGPASTALGLKVYDFLAGVKRSERRKMLNLKETIKRAPLIKREGLQGSGYYVEYRTDDARLTIEVAKSAAKKGATLLNYAKAEGFIYNEQNQISGVQVRDMIKDELLTIQATKVINAAGPWVDEVKEIDGHSNGKNLILSKGIHLVFDQSVFPLHQAIYFDTPDKRMIFAVPRDGKAYVGTTDTFYEGDPKEMQITEEDRTYILNAIHYMFPDVTVSEKDVESSWAGVRPLIHEDGKKPSEISRKDEIWESERGLITIAGGKLTGYRKMAETVVNKISSLLQQEKGLQFKQSNTKNMPISGGDVGGSAQYPRFFNQAIGRGMLLGFTERESRHLAALYGSNVDQVLTIPYDASESMPRILYVKLRYAIEQEMTVKPTDFFIRRTGDLFFNIKNVQDAKQDVLVKMGQILNWTADEQKRYALELEDELQKATSVV, from the coding sequence ATGAACCGAAATGAAATTATGAATACGTTGAGCACTGAGAATTTTGATGTTTTAATTATAGGCGGTGGTATTACCGGTGCAGGAATCGCACTGGATGCAGCGTCACGCGGTATGAAAACTGCATTGATCGAGATGCAGGATTTCGCATCTGGGACATCAAGCCGTTCAACAAAACTAGTGCATGGCGGCTTGCGTTATTTGAAGCAATTTGAAATTAAAGAAGTTGCCGAGTTGGGGAAGGAGCGCGCCGTCGTCTATGAGAACGGTCCGCATGTCACTACACCAGAGTGGATGCTATTGCCGTTTCACAAAGGCGGCACATTTGGTCCTGCATCTACAGCACTTGGATTAAAAGTATATGACTTCCTAGCTGGGGTAAAGCGCAGTGAACGTAGAAAAATGCTCAATCTCAAAGAAACTATTAAACGAGCACCACTTATAAAAAGAGAAGGACTTCAAGGAAGCGGCTACTATGTGGAATACCGCACGGATGATGCGCGATTGACCATTGAAGTGGCAAAATCCGCAGCAAAAAAAGGTGCCACCCTATTGAATTACGCGAAAGCGGAAGGTTTTATCTACAATGAGCAAAATCAGATCTCAGGCGTCCAAGTACGGGACATGATCAAAGACGAACTGTTGACTATTCAAGCGACAAAAGTGATCAATGCTGCAGGTCCTTGGGTCGATGAAGTGAAAGAAATTGATGGTCACTCAAACGGAAAGAACTTGATCTTGTCCAAAGGAATTCACCTAGTATTCGACCAAAGTGTATTCCCCTTGCATCAAGCAATCTATTTTGACACGCCCGATAAACGTATGATCTTTGCTGTGCCACGTGACGGGAAAGCCTATGTCGGCACAACAGATACATTCTATGAAGGTGATCCAAAGGAAATGCAAATCACCGAAGAAGACCGTACGTATATTTTAAATGCTATCCACTACATGTTCCCTGATGTAACTGTATCTGAAAAAGATGTCGAGTCCAGCTGGGCAGGCGTTCGTCCTTTAATTCACGAAGACGGGAAAAAACCTTCCGAGATTTCACGTAAGGACGAAATCTGGGAATCCGAACGTGGTCTGATCACGATTGCTGGTGGTAAATTAACAGGGTATCGTAAAATGGCGGAAACGGTCGTAAACAAGATTTCTAGTCTTCTGCAGCAAGAAAAGGGATTGCAATTCAAACAATCCAATACAAAAAACATGCCGATCTCGGGCGGTGATGTTGGTGGTTCAGCTCAATATCCTCGATTCTTCAACCAAGCGATCGGCCGTGGGATGTTGCTGGGATTCACAGAGCGTGAAAGCCGCCACTTAGCTGCACTTTACGGGTCTAATGTCGATCAAGTCTTAACCATCCCTTATGATGCATCCGAATCAATGCCGCGCATTCTCTATGTGAAATTACGTTATGCGATCGAACAGGAGATGACTGTAAAACCGACTGATTTCTTTATTCGTCGTACGGGTGACTTGTTCTTCAATATTAAAAATGTCCAAGATGCAAAACAAGACGTACTCGTCAAAATGGGACAGATCTTGAACTGGACTGCCGATGAACAGAAACGCTATGCGTT
- a CDS encoding thiamine pyrophosphate-binding protein, whose protein sequence is MKAVRAVLDYLVAGGIQHVFGIPAGSVNAFFDELYEIPELSPIVTKHEGAASYMAVAYAKYTSTMGVCIGCSGPGGTNLLTGAANAMREHVPVLFLTGAVPVDTVGLNASQELDAEPLFTSVTKYSVTVIDSKDLLAEVAKACEIAISGVPGPVHIAMPIDIQINQIDTPKFPAWPKRAPIVSDQHTIKSVAKELVSKQDGYIFVGQGIRKSVEQLLELADILGWSIITTPQAKGYIPDDHPLLAGVFGFAGNDVASSLINGESGEALLVIGSSLGETATNNWNVNLTKNRYTIQLDHDSSVFNRKYEVDIPVLGDIDLSLAALLAELRIEDSRTHSPTFVKEEKNVTSKDEYNTKNVLLRLQNYAPRHTRYTVDIGEFMAYIIHDMLVMESDTFDINVHFGAMGSGIGSAIGSKLAEPERPVICVTGDGCFFMHGMEILTAKEHKLPILFVVMNNARLGMVYHGHSLQYKRSHPSFEQQPVNIAAMSAAMNIPSKRIEAMEDLTQEMLDELMSVKGPSVLEISLIDNTIPPMGDRVKFLSSFGK, encoded by the coding sequence ATGAAAGCTGTTCGAGCAGTACTAGATTATTTAGTGGCTGGCGGAATACAACATGTTTTCGGTATTCCAGCAGGTTCTGTCAATGCGTTTTTCGATGAGTTGTATGAGATACCTGAACTGTCGCCGATTGTGACGAAGCATGAAGGCGCAGCATCTTATATGGCAGTCGCTTATGCGAAATACACATCTACTATGGGGGTATGTATTGGATGCAGTGGGCCTGGTGGTACCAATCTTCTTACGGGTGCCGCAAATGCTATGCGTGAACATGTCCCTGTCTTATTTTTAACGGGTGCAGTTCCTGTCGACACTGTCGGTTTAAATGCTTCTCAGGAATTGGATGCAGAACCGCTCTTCACATCTGTGACGAAATATAGTGTGACTGTAATAGATTCAAAGGATTTACTAGCCGAAGTGGCTAAGGCTTGTGAAATAGCGATTTCAGGTGTTCCGGGGCCTGTACATATTGCTATGCCAATCGATATCCAAATCAATCAAATTGATACCCCGAAATTTCCGGCTTGGCCAAAAAGAGCACCTATTGTTTCCGATCAGCATACGATAAAATCTGTTGCAAAAGAACTTGTCTCTAAACAAGATGGATATATTTTTGTTGGGCAAGGCATCAGAAAATCCGTCGAACAATTGCTCGAATTAGCAGATATTCTTGGTTGGTCAATCATTACAACGCCACAAGCAAAAGGCTACATCCCAGATGATCATCCTCTCCTCGCTGGCGTATTCGGATTTGCAGGAAATGACGTCGCTTCTAGCTTGATTAATGGAGAAAGTGGAGAGGCTTTGCTCGTTATAGGATCCAGTTTAGGCGAGACGGCTACGAATAACTGGAATGTCAATCTCACTAAAAATCGATATACTATTCAACTGGATCATGATTCCTCGGTATTTAATCGTAAATATGAAGTGGATATCCCTGTTTTAGGCGACATAGATCTAAGTTTGGCTGCGTTACTGGCTGAATTAAGAATAGAAGATTCGCGAACTCATTCTCCGACATTTGTTAAAGAGGAAAAAAACGTAACAAGTAAAGACGAATACAATACGAAAAACGTATTGCTGCGTCTACAAAATTACGCACCTCGCCATACAAGATACACCGTTGATATCGGTGAATTCATGGCGTACATCATCCATGACATGCTTGTGATGGAGTCTGATACATTTGATATAAATGTACACTTCGGTGCGATGGGCAGTGGCATAGGTTCCGCAATCGGTTCTAAGCTTGCTGAACCCGAACGTCCGGTGATTTGTGTTACGGGAGACGGTTGTTTCTTTATGCACGGAATGGAAATTCTAACCGCGAAAGAACATAAGCTACCGATTTTATTTGTAGTGATGAATAATGCGCGCCTCGGAATGGTCTACCATGGTCATTCGTTGCAATATAAACGTTCGCATCCATCGTTTGAACAACAGCCCGTAAACATAGCAGCAATGTCCGCGGCTATGAACATACCGAGCAAACGGATTGAAGCGATGGAAGATCTGACACAAGAAATGCTAGACGAACTTATGAGCGTTAAAGGACCTTCAGTTCTTGAAATTTCCTTGATCGATAATACAATACCTCCAATGGGAGACCGTGTGAAGTTTCTCTCCTCCTTTGGAAAGTAA
- the hutU gene encoding urocanate hydratase → MKTIADEKVIRYRGSELNTKGWLQEAALRMLMNNLDPEVAEHPENLVVYGGIGKAARNWESFDAIVKSLKELENDETLLVQSGKPVAIFKSHADAPRVLIANSNIVPAYANWETFHELDKKGLMMYGQMTAGSWIYIGSQGIVQGTYETFVELGKKHYNSNLQGTITVTAGLGGMGGAQPLAVTMAGGVCIAIEVDETRIDRRIETRYTDLKTDSLDEAIRLAEEAKKDGKALSIGLLGNASDILPEMIERNFIPDILTDQTSAHDPLNGYVPSGMSMIDADLLRSSDPEKYVQLSKASMAKHVQAMLDLMNKGSITFDYGNNIRQVAKDEGVENAFDFPGFVPAYIRPQFCEGKGPFRWVALSGDPEDIYKLDEVILKEFSYNEHLCNWIRMAKEKIEFQGLPARICWFGYGERARFGKIINDMVASGELSAPIVIGRDHLDSGSVASPNRETEAMKDGSDVVADWPILNAMINAVGGATWVSLHHGGGVGMGYSVHSGIVIVADGTDEAAARIERVLTTDPGMGIVRHVDAGYEIAEKTALEKGVNIPMLKKGNDIN, encoded by the coding sequence ATGAAAACAATTGCTGACGAAAAGGTAATTCGATATAGAGGGTCTGAGTTAAATACGAAAGGGTGGCTTCAAGAAGCTGCACTTCGAATGTTGATGAATAACTTGGATCCAGAAGTGGCTGAACACCCGGAGAATCTTGTAGTCTACGGTGGTATTGGAAAAGCGGCTCGTAACTGGGAAAGTTTTGACGCGATTGTAAAATCGCTAAAAGAGCTTGAAAACGATGAAACATTACTTGTCCAGTCTGGTAAACCCGTCGCCATATTTAAATCACACGCAGATGCGCCGCGCGTTCTTATAGCAAATTCAAATATTGTTCCTGCATATGCCAATTGGGAAACTTTCCATGAACTCGATAAAAAAGGCCTCATGATGTACGGTCAGATGACTGCCGGAAGTTGGATCTATATCGGTTCACAAGGAATCGTACAAGGAACATATGAAACATTCGTAGAGCTTGGCAAAAAGCATTATAATAGCAATTTGCAAGGAACTATTACTGTGACAGCAGGTCTTGGCGGAATGGGTGGAGCGCAACCGCTTGCAGTGACTATGGCTGGTGGCGTATGTATCGCAATTGAAGTGGATGAGACGCGTATCGACCGTCGAATTGAAACACGCTACACAGATTTGAAAACGGATTCATTAGATGAAGCGATCCGTCTCGCAGAAGAAGCGAAAAAAGATGGCAAAGCATTATCGATTGGGTTATTAGGTAACGCATCTGACATTTTACCGGAAATGATTGAACGCAACTTTATTCCAGATATACTGACTGACCAAACATCAGCACACGACCCGTTGAATGGGTATGTCCCGTCTGGCATGTCTATGATAGATGCTGATTTGCTTCGATCAAGCGATCCGGAAAAATATGTACAACTATCCAAAGCATCTATGGCGAAACATGTGCAAGCAATGCTTGATTTGATGAATAAAGGTTCTATCACATTTGATTATGGAAACAATATTCGTCAAGTGGCAAAAGACGAAGGTGTCGAAAATGCATTTGATTTCCCAGGATTTGTTCCTGCATATATCCGTCCTCAATTTTGCGAAGGTAAAGGCCCATTCCGTTGGGTAGCATTATCGGGAGATCCGGAAGATATTTATAAATTGGATGAAGTAATTTTGAAGGAATTTAGCTATAACGAACATTTATGTAACTGGATTCGCATGGCGAAAGAAAAAATTGAATTCCAAGGATTGCCTGCTCGCATTTGCTGGTTCGGTTACGGTGAACGTGCGCGTTTCGGAAAAATCATTAATGATATGGTAGCAAGTGGTGAGTTAAGCGCTCCAATAGTCATTGGCCGTGATCACTTGGATTCAGGTTCAGTTGCTTCGCCAAACCGTGAAACGGAAGCGATGAAAGACGGATCGGACGTTGTGGCGGATTGGCCTATTTTAAACGCAATGATCAACGCGGTTGGTGGGGCAACGTGGGTATCGCTGCATCACGGCGGTGGAGTCGGAATGGGTTATTCTGTTCACTCGGGAATTGTCATTGTTGCAGATGGAACAGATGAAGCGGCTGCCCGTATTGAGCGTGTGTTAACTACGGATCCTGGTATGGGAATCGTACGTCATGTAGATGCAGGATATGAAATTGCTGAAAAGACAGCATTAGAAAAAGGCGTTAATATCCCAATGCTTAAAAAAGGAAATGATATAAATTGA
- a CDS encoding toast rack family protein, whose translation MQKILIIVLGAVLLGAAGIWTYDRLTKEKVSGALSIKKDDAKSLDVDIDFGAGSFLIEGGAKEWVDGNIDTNIKKWYPSVTYKNKKDIGYVKIQQKGTGLSILRKQRNNWKLQLTNEIPVRLDVEMGVSDSELDLAGIRLSHLSVDAGVGDTIINLDDDWQESFDVELDLGVGGATIYLPKDIGVELVVDKGVGSIEAKDFISKGKGIYVNEVYGRSDTTIHVEVDVGVGGVKFLLGN comes from the coding sequence ATGCAGAAAATACTGATAATAGTATTAGGTGCTGTATTGTTGGGAGCGGCAGGCATCTGGACGTATGATCGGCTCACGAAAGAAAAAGTGTCAGGCGCATTATCCATAAAAAAAGATGATGCCAAGTCACTAGACGTAGATATTGATTTCGGTGCGGGTAGTTTCTTAATTGAAGGTGGCGCGAAGGAATGGGTGGACGGTAACATCGATACCAATATAAAAAAATGGTATCCATCCGTTACCTACAAGAATAAAAAAGACATCGGCTACGTAAAGATTCAACAGAAGGGAACAGGTTTATCAATTTTGCGAAAGCAACGTAATAATTGGAAACTTCAGCTGACTAATGAAATACCTGTGCGTCTAGATGTCGAAATGGGTGTATCAGATTCAGAACTGGATCTAGCAGGAATTCGGCTAAGCCACTTATCGGTCGATGCGGGAGTTGGCGATACAATTATTAACTTGGATGATGATTGGCAGGAAAGCTTCGATGTAGAACTTGATCTTGGGGTAGGAGGTGCAACTATTTATTTGCCGAAAGACATCGGCGTTGAATTAGTTGTAGACAAAGGGGTTGGTAGTATAGAAGCGAAGGACTTTATATCCAAGGGGAAAGGTATTTATGTGAACGAAGTGTATGGTCGATCCGATACCACGATTCATGTAGAAGTTGATGTAGGCGTAGGCGGCGTTAAATTCCTACTTGGAAACTAA
- a CDS encoding DMT family transporter → MQTTIHKWGIFWEKNGDERKMEAQASMKIYLLTISGAVCWGLIGLFIAPLYDQGFTAWDVVAIRGIFSFIFLFIIMVMFFRNQLHTRLKDHVFFASAGIFSLALFNYFYFEVFSRSSLSVAVTLLYTGPLFVMILSRVFFKELLTLQKGLSLVFAMIGCAFVVGLLPYRSASIPGKTLFMGILSGFCYALYSVLTKPVTKRYSALTITTYTFFYMGLFMSLTSDVWSKFDKFQHVDVWISSLLLALVSTVAAYVLYTSGLKYLEAGKASILATIEPIVAVLIGVLFLGDQLRPLQVMGIALVLYSAMLVVGRREGTKIL, encoded by the coding sequence ATGCAAACTACTATACATAAATGGGGCATCTTTTGGGAAAAGAACGGGGATGAAAGAAAAATGGAAGCACAGGCGAGTATGAAAATCTATTTATTGACTATTTCAGGGGCGGTCTGCTGGGGATTAATCGGTCTATTCATAGCACCGCTTTATGATCAAGGTTTCACTGCGTGGGATGTTGTAGCAATTCGCGGGATTTTTAGTTTCATCTTTTTGTTTATCATCATGGTGATGTTTTTTCGTAACCAGTTACACACCCGGTTAAAAGACCATGTTTTTTTCGCGAGCGCAGGGATTTTTAGTCTTGCTTTATTTAATTACTTTTACTTTGAGGTGTTTTCTCGTTCGAGTTTATCGGTAGCTGTAACATTACTATATACAGGACCGTTATTTGTCATGATCTTATCAAGGGTTTTCTTCAAGGAGTTGCTGACTTTACAAAAGGGATTGTCGCTAGTATTCGCAATGATCGGCTGTGCATTCGTAGTTGGACTTTTACCGTATCGGTCGGCAAGTATCCCTGGCAAGACGCTATTCATGGGGATTCTATCCGGCTTTTGCTACGCTTTATATAGTGTACTAACGAAGCCAGTGACAAAACGATATTCCGCACTGACGATTACTACCTACACATTTTTTTATATGGGACTATTCATGTCTTTGACGAGTGATGTGTGGAGCAAGTTCGATAAATTTCAGCATGTTGATGTATGGATTTCGTCCTTATTACTTGCATTGGTTTCTACTGTGGCAGCGTATGTGTTGTATACATCAGGACTGAAGTATTTGGAAGCAGGAAAGGCGTCCATTCTGGCAACGATAGAACCCATTGTCGCAGTTCTCATTGGTGTACTGTTTCTTGGAGATCAGTTGCGACCATTGCAGGTTATGGGAATAGCTCTTGTACTATATTCAGCTATGTTAGTGGTAGGTAGACGAGAGGGAACTAAGATCTTATAA
- a CDS encoding EAL domain-containing protein yields MVKDQMRYLRLANITKLINTKLELREVLNHVVTAISEEIVQCDSVGIYLPQPDGSFRGFVGKPEVINGMTLDMHVIDTDFDLLAKEVIETKRAIYISDTSKDHRPDPRAVQGFKIKSLLVLPITGETELFGLVFLFDYGIPMNLTELEIQTVQSYVNMAAVAIQNAKLLMNKEELIQEKQLLLDITRELSLCSTMQEALDTSFLYIEKVLGNNNIGVHLIDPLVHKKIKPATINRNSNWSPEEWVKSHDEIEFDEENDKVFQEVIASRKAELIPDVFADDRVNHTVCRYFGIQSMFVLPIVSMGKVLGLIVIADLQQKNPNYSLASQQLTQSIVDTTASTLLNLLNMEKQELVIEQRTAEITEKNTKLETTMKELQRLSREKELILHSAGEGIFGLDLDGVITFCNPAAAIMLGYKGKNELIGKPVSIIYNENFTNNEDVTFFRQDQSSFPVEYVRSSIKEGNRVVGDVVTFKDISERKKMEKEIRYHAYYDSLTNLPNRVLLKDRMDQGLRYSQMHGEKAAVLFMDLDRFKSVNDLLGHSYGDILLSHAARRISACLPEGATASRQGGDEFIIYLPIIESEAEVEEVVEKIVDQFNKPFNLKGHEMHIHSSIGISLFPKDGQTSELLIKNADIAMYQSKTVSGNSYHFYKVAMDIKTFENVKFENALYKALDRGELEIYFQPQIDYSTRTIIGAEALLRWNHMTEGLISPDKFIALAEVTGLIVPIGEWVIRSACNQIKKWQDKGYPPIVVSVNLSARQFEENNLFQTVKSILDEVGVSPELLCLEITENQIIKNTEMTIQTMKELQEIGIKMSIDDFGTGYSSLGYLKNLPINALKIDKSFIRDLKSNDDNFAIVNTIITLAKNLGLDLVAEGVETLEQAEFLASRECYIMQGYYFNVPLKVNEFESTYLATKGEYL; encoded by the coding sequence ATAGTGAAAGATCAAATGAGATATCTTCGTCTTGCGAATATAACAAAGTTAATAAATACAAAGCTAGAGTTAAGAGAAGTACTGAATCACGTCGTCACCGCAATATCAGAAGAGATTGTCCAATGTGACTCGGTCGGAATTTATTTGCCACAACCAGATGGGTCATTCAGGGGGTTCGTAGGAAAACCTGAAGTAATCAACGGCATGACACTTGATATGCATGTAATTGATACAGACTTCGATTTACTGGCGAAAGAAGTAATTGAAACTAAAAGAGCAATATATATATCCGATACATCTAAAGATCATCGACCTGATCCAAGGGCCGTCCAAGGTTTTAAGATAAAGTCCCTTCTAGTTTTACCTATTACCGGCGAGACGGAACTATTTGGACTAGTTTTCTTGTTCGACTATGGAATACCGATGAATTTAACGGAGCTGGAGATTCAAACCGTTCAGTCCTATGTCAATATGGCCGCTGTTGCTATTCAAAATGCCAAGTTGCTGATGAACAAAGAAGAACTGATTCAGGAAAAGCAGTTGCTGTTGGATATAACAAGGGAATTGTCCCTTTGTTCTACGATGCAAGAAGCCTTGGATACAAGTTTTCTGTATATCGAAAAAGTCCTTGGAAACAATAACATTGGCGTGCACTTGATCGATCCGTTAGTGCATAAAAAGATTAAACCTGCAACGATTAATCGGAATAGCAATTGGTCTCCAGAAGAGTGGGTTAAATCTCATGACGAGATCGAGTTTGACGAGGAAAATGATAAAGTATTCCAAGAAGTGATTGCTTCTAGAAAAGCGGAACTCATTCCTGATGTTTTTGCAGATGATCGGGTAAATCACACGGTATGCCGATACTTTGGTATTCAATCGATGTTTGTTCTGCCAATTGTTTCAATGGGGAAAGTGTTGGGGTTAATAGTAATTGCAGACCTCCAACAAAAAAATCCGAATTACTCTCTGGCGAGTCAGCAACTGACGCAATCCATAGTTGATACAACTGCTTCCACTTTATTGAACTTATTGAATATGGAAAAACAGGAACTGGTCATAGAACAGCGAACTGCAGAGATTACAGAAAAGAATACTAAACTTGAAACAACGATGAAAGAATTACAAAGGCTCAGTCGAGAGAAAGAACTGATTCTACACTCGGCAGGCGAAGGAATATTCGGATTAGATTTAGATGGAGTCATTACGTTTTGTAATCCTGCTGCCGCGATTATGCTTGGTTACAAGGGCAAGAATGAACTAATAGGTAAACCTGTCAGTATTATCTACAATGAAAACTTTACAAATAATGAGGATGTCACATTTTTTAGACAAGATCAATCCAGTTTCCCTGTAGAATACGTTAGATCTTCCATTAAAGAAGGAAATAGGGTCGTTGGTGATGTCGTCACGTTTAAAGATATCTCCGAAAGGAAGAAGATGGAGAAAGAAATTAGATATCATGCGTATTATGATAGCTTGACCAATTTGCCTAATCGGGTGCTGTTAAAAGATCGAATGGATCAGGGTTTGAGATATTCACAAATGCATGGAGAAAAAGCAGCGGTACTATTTATGGATTTGGATCGTTTTAAATCAGTAAATGACTTATTAGGTCATAGCTACGGAGATATTTTATTGTCACATGCAGCACGACGTATTAGTGCATGCTTACCTGAAGGGGCTACCGCTTCTCGTCAAGGTGGAGATGAATTTATTATCTATTTGCCCATTATTGAATCAGAGGCAGAAGTGGAAGAAGTGGTCGAAAAGATTGTTGATCAATTCAATAAGCCTTTCAATCTTAAAGGACATGAAATGCATATCCACAGCAGTATAGGGATCAGCTTATTTCCGAAAGACGGGCAGACATCGGAGTTATTAATAAAAAATGCCGATATCGCAATGTATCAGTCTAAAACAGTATCCGGCAATAGTTATCATTTTTATAAAGTGGCGATGGATATTAAAACGTTTGAAAATGTGAAGTTTGAAAATGCTTTATATAAAGCGCTTGATCGTGGAGAACTGGAAATCTATTTTCAACCTCAAATTGATTACAGCACACGTACTATAATTGGAGCTGAAGCATTATTGAGATGGAATCATATGACAGAAGGTTTAATCTCCCCGGATAAGTTTATCGCGCTGGCGGAAGTGACAGGACTGATCGTTCCTATAGGAGAATGGGTTATTAGAAGTGCATGTAACCAAATCAAGAAATGGCAAGATAAAGGATATCCACCAATTGTAGTATCCGTAAATTTATCCGCCCGCCAGTTTGAGGAAAATAATTTATTCCAAACAGTAAAAAGTATTTTAGATGAAGTAGGCGTATCGCCGGAACTTTTATGTCTCGAAATTACAGAGAACCAAATCATTAAAAATACAGAAATGACTATACAGACTATGAAAGAGTTACAGGAAATAGGCATCAAGATGTCTATTGATGATTTTGGTACAGGCTATTCCTCTTTAGGTTATTTAAAGAATTTACCGATTAATGCTTTGAAAATAGATAAGTCGTTTATAAGGGATTTGAAAAGCAATGACGACAATTTTGCCATCGTGAATACAATTATCACGCTTGCAAAAAATCTAGGACTGGATCTAGTTGCTGAAGGTGTCGAGACATTGGAACAAGCTGAATTTTTAGCTTCAAGAGAATGTTATATCATGCAAGGTTATTACTTTAATGTGCCGCTGAAAGTGAATGAGTTTGAAAGCACATATCTGGCTACTAAAGGAGAGTATTTATGA